Proteins found in one Falco cherrug isolate bFalChe1 chromosome 18, bFalChe1.pri, whole genome shotgun sequence genomic segment:
- the LOC129734171 gene encoding interleukin-36 receptor antagonist protein-like yields the protein MSRVSRPASSWSRGPQGHLERSQNLWHPPGVTAGLSMGTRDMAESVIDPDMVALFDEFLGKEFSEEVTAASAGRQPRAQPYHYMMRDTEQKGLCLHNGRLVATSLQGANAAQEEPISVVPNQHLERQRCPLIVGIRGGTMALSCGTGPEPQLKLEEVELLDLFLRGAEATPYTFYKTFGGSTHTFEAAAFPGLFLSTALGPGEELALAAPPAVTAFYLRRK from the exons ATGTCCCGCGTGTCCAGACCTGCCTCCAG CTGGTCCCGAGGTCCCCAGGGACACCTGGAGCGGTCCCAGAACCTCTGGCACCCGCCGGGTGTCACGGCGGGGCTGAGCATGGGGACAAGGGACATGGCGGAGTCTGTCATCGACCCCGACATGGTGGCCTTGTTCGACGAGTTCCTGGGGAAAG AGTTCTCGGAGGAGGTGACAGCGGCCTCGGCGGGCAGGCAGCCCCGGGCGCAGCCCTACCACTACATGATGAGGGACACGGAGCAGAAGGGGCTCTGCCTGCACAACGGGCGCCTGGTGGCCACCAGCCTGCAGGGTGCCAACGCCGCCCAGGAag AACCCATCAGCGTGGTGCCCAACCAGCACCTGGAGCGCCAGCGCTGTCCCCTCATCGTGGGTATCCGTGGTGGCACCATGGCCCTCTCCTGTGGCACGGGCCCCGAGCCCCAGCTGAAGCTGGAG GAGGTGGAGCTGCTGGACCTGTTCTTGCGGGGGGCAGAGGCCACCCCCTACACCTTCTACAAGACCTTTGGTGGCTCCACGCACACTTTCGAGGCAGCCGCCTTCCCCGGGCTCTTCCTCAGCAccgcgctggggccgggggaggagctggccctggctgcccccccCGCTGTCACCGCCTTCTACCTGCGCCGCAAGTGA